In the SAR86 cluster bacterium genome, ACATTCTTTGTATCTAAATTTCCAGTCGGTTCATCCATAATTAAACATGATGGGTTATTGGACATAGCTCTTGCTATGGCAACTCTCTGTCTTTCGCCTCCCGACAACTCATTTGGAGTATTGTTTTCTTTACCAAATAGATTCACTTGTTCCAGAAGTTGTAAAGAATTTTCCATAGCTTCAGTATGGTTAGTTCCTGCTAGTAATGCCGGTAACGCAATATTTTCCAATGCTGTCAAATCTGGCAACAAGTGATGGAATTGATAAACAAATCCAATTTCCTTATTTCTAAGTTGAGATCTTTCATCGTAGGTTAGTTCTGTAATATCTATACCTTTTATCTTTACAGAACCTGAATCCGGATTATCTAGTCCACATATCATATGCAGAAGTGTTGACTTGCCTGATCCAGAAGCGCCAACTAATCCAATAGTCTCGCCTTCATGAAGACTTAATGAAAAATTTTTAAAAACCTGCAGAAGTTTGTCATCTTCTCCGTAGGATTTATCTATACCCTTAATACTAATAATCTCTTTATTCATTATTTAATATTTCTACTGGATCGACTCTGGAAGCTAATCTCGCAGGATATATGGTGAATAAAATGCAGGAAATAAATGAGATAACACAAATTGTGGAAACCCATTCAAATCTAATATCTATGGGGAAATAATCAATAAAATATACTTTTAAAAATTGTGTGTTAAACAAGATTTCCAAAAAATTAATTATTGAGCCGAAATTTATTGAAATAATTAATCCTGCAAAACAACCTAATAAAATTCCGAAAGAGCCAACTAGGCCTCCAAAGAGAAAAAAGATATTTCTAATAGTTTTAGAAGTTGCACCCATAGTCATTAAAATGGCGATCTGAGATTTCTTTTGATTAACTGTCATAACCAGCATTGACATCAAATTATAAGCAGATAGCAAAATAAGCATGAATAACATTAAGGAAACTAAAAATCTCTCATTTTGTATAGCTTCAAATAGAGTTCCATAGTTTTGCTGCCAAGTACTAGTCATTATTTCTTTATTAGAAGTTTTTCTAATATTTGCTGCATCAAATCTTATTTGATTAGTCGAACTAAAAAGATCTTGATATTTTATCCTTATTCCAGTCATTGAGTGGTTCATCCTCAATAACTTTGATGCATTAG is a window encoding:
- a CDS encoding ABC transporter ATP-binding protein — its product is MNKEIISIKGIDKSYGEDDKLLQVFKNFSLSLHEGETIGLVGASGSGKSTLLHMICGLDNPDSGSVKIKGIDITELTYDERSQLRNKEIGFVYQFHHLLPDLTALENIALPALLAGTNHTEAMENSLQLLEQVNLFGKENNTPNELSGGERQRVAIARAMSNNPSCLIMDEPTGNLDTKNVENFMTLLTNMVSIRNVTLLIATHDTKVSSRLNRLLSLE
- a CDS encoding lipoprotein-releasing ABC transporter permease subunit; this encodes MKNISLYLALKYFRSRKNGFVSFHSGMAIIGITIGVLVLIIVTSVMNGFQKELKERILETIPHASIIGNIQIKEYDSIEKIVYENSQVIGVAPYIETQGLLSSGSSLKGVYIYGVIPKYENTVSSIGDHIVDGSLQTLEEDKYNLVIGDILAYQLNIEVGDYVNVLVPDTGLGLAGIFPRTKKFKVSAIFSIGSPELDQSFAYMSIANASKLLRMNHSMTGIRIKYQDLFSSTNQIRFDAANIRKTSNKEIMTSTWQQNYGTLFEAIQNERFLVSLMLFMLILLSAYNLMSMLVMTVNQKKSQIAILMTMGATSKTIRNIFFLFGGLVGSFGILLGCFAGLIISINFGSIINFLEILFNTQFLKVYFIDYFPIDIRFEWVSTICVISFISCILFTIYPARLASRVDPVEILNNE